ggggcTTCCAGTCAGATGGAGGAGGTCGGCTTTGTTGCATCACAGGAACCTTCCTGAAGCCACACTCCCTTGACGCTTGGTACATGAAGTGCCCAGGGGCGTAAGGGAGTGAGTGGTCTAGTGGATGCCGTGTGTTGTTTTTCTAGCAGGAATCTGTTGAGGCTGCTGTGACACGCAAGGCATTGTGCTAGGAATACAACAGTCCTTGTCCCCAGCAAGCTTCCAGGCTagctggggtgggggaaagggACGCAGAGACAGGCtggtttgtgtttgtgtggtgaCAGCACCATGCGTAGGGCCTAGCCGGCCGGCCTAGGCAGACGCATCACAGAGGAAGCTTGAAGGAGGTGCGGGGTTTTGCCAGTGAAGCGAGCGGAGAAGGGCGCCTAGATGAGGGAGACGGTGGGCGGGAGTGTACGAGGCCTGTGAGGCCGGGGTGCTCAGTTTGGGGGTTAGCAGTAGAAGGATTAGGTGGGGCTAGCTGGGGAGATTGGAGAATGGGAGTGTGGAGGGGCTGCTTCCTGGAGAACTAAGCCGAGTGTGACCCAAGAGCATCTTAGGCCTTGCAAAGGAAGTAGACTTCACTCCACAGGGATTGGGGACTCCCTGAAGAGTGCCAGGCAGCAGAGCGCCTATGGgtgtggaggtggagagagagggaccaGACAGGCTGCTTCAGGTGTCTGGGCAGAGAGGCTCCAAGGCTctccccagcttcctcccaggggTCGGCCCGCGGAAGTGTTCCAGGATggaacaggagccaggatcgCAGTTAAAGCAGGCTTTCCTCCAGCTGCTCCGGCGTGCACAGAGGAGCCTTCCACTGCCTCCGCTCCCTCCCGTGCCCACCTCACAGTGTGCTGCGCGCTCATGCCCTGTCAGAGCGCTTACCGGGGTGGGCACCGCCGAGCAGTCATGCCTGGTAACCCTGCAAGGACGGTCACCAGGACAGGTGGCTTCTCAGGGAAGCTGAGGCTATGGAAGGTGGAGACCCCCGCCCGAGGCTGCTCAGGGCTCACAGCAGAGCCGAGGCGCATCGCTCTGCACCTTGGACCCCACGGAGTCCCTGCAAGGGGCAGAAGCGGCCCAGGTGTGCCGAGCATCCAGAAGGAATTTCTTCATAAATTTGGGGGGTTACTGAGCAGCTGTTTGTAACAGGCTTCTCTTCGGTAAAGAAAAGTGTGTTCTCTAAGGCCGGCTAAACAATTTGGAAAATTCAACAGCGAAACCAGGTTATTTGTTTAAACCTTACTTGCCCGAGTTAGGGAATACAGAGAAATGTGGACATAGATGCACAGGTGTCAGTGGTCTGGGGGTTAGGGATCAGGAGAAATCATATATCCAACACTGGGATCCTTCTAGGTGGTTTAGTTTCTGTATCTGCTATAACTGAGGACACTTGGGGAATTTAAGATCTAAGGAGAAAAATGGTCTCATGTTGATCAGTGGAATCACGATAGAATGCACAGCCGGCAGCAGCAGGATCTGCCCATCAGAAGAGGGCTCTGAGGCTGAGGGCTGTTGAGTGAGGACAGACAGGGATCCCCTGGGGCTCTCCCAGGTCACTGTGTCAGCTGGACAGAGCCCCCATACCCACTCACTGCAAGGCGCAGAGAGACCTTGAAGGTGACAGCAAGCCCCGCacgcagcctggccctgggctctgcttctgacagCCGTGGCAGTGGTGCTCGGTTAGTCACTTGATGTGTGTTCAGATGCCGAAGGACAGCGGAATGAGTGCGTAGTTGCCagtgaggcaggggaggggacccTGTAGGACGCAAGGCTGGGCAGCATGGAGGACCAGCCCCCAGAGAAGCAGTTTGTGGCCGGGCGAGCGAGGGGGATCTGGAGAGGGTGGCGGCCCCTGCCAGGCAATCTGACACCTCCTCTCCTTTCCACCCAGGCGAGTCTCCTGGCTTGTGAAGGCTTGGCAGGCGTGAGTCTGGTTCCCACCGCGGCCAGCAAGAAGATGCTGCTGAGCCAGATTGCCAGCAAGCAGGCCGAGAACGGCGAGCGCGCAGGCAGCCCCGACGTGCTGAGGTGCTCCAGTCAGGTACAGTGCAGGCCGTGTGCCAGCAAGCCGGGGAAGCGGGGAGAGGGGGCCGAGCGCGTGGGGGTGCTTTAGAAAGCTGAGGGAGACGCTGCTGTACCTGAGACCTCTCAAGATTCAGGTGCAGGGAGAGGACGTGGGTGCTGCTTTCCCCAAACCTTTGGGGCCTGCGCCTTGCCCTCATTGACAAGCCCTCAGCAAGCGTGGGCTCCCGTCGGGTGGCCTGTGTGGACTGTGAGTTTGGGTTTGATTTGTCTTTGAAGGGCCATCGGAAAGACAGCGAGAAGTCCCGGAACCGCAAAGACGACGACAGCTTGGCTGAGGCCTCCCATTCGAAAAAGACTGTTAAAAAGGCAGGTAATGGGGTTGTCCCCTGGACTGGCACCGATTGCCCAGAGGCCCCCGAGGATGCCGTGGCCCCTCACTGCTGCTCCCCCCAGTCTCGTCTCGCGGCCACCTCTGCCCTCACCGAAGCACCCTTGGCGTAGGTTGGAGAGACTTCGGCTCAGGCCAGACCCGAGAGCTGAGTGTGAGAGTGTAGACCCCACCCACGCTGCCCCCATGGCTtagcctgccacgccacagtgcccaccccaaagCAGAGCTTACCCACTCCATTTCCTTCCCAGAGGCTCCCTTAACTATCAGGAGTGTGGAAGATGGTGGCAGCTCTAGACAGCATTAGAAAGCTGCTTTGTCCATTGGCTagagggggacagagggagaacCTGCTGACCTGGCTCTGGTGCCCGCAGGTGGTGGTAGTGGAGCAGAATGGTTCTTTCCAAGTAAAGATTCCCAAGAATTTCACTTGCGAACACTGCTTTGGCGCCTTCCGGAGCAGTTACCACCTCAAGAGGCACATCCTCATTCACACTGGTGCGTTCCTGCTGCGGGCACGGGGAGTGGGGGAGCGCGCGCTCTGTGTCTGGGGAGCTCGGTGGCATTTCGTGAAGGGGAGATGCTGGAGATGGAGGGATGAGGAAGAGAATCGCGTGGCTCAGGGCCTGGGGTCGCTGAGACCAGCAGCTTGGGAGTCCCCTCCCCGTTTATGGTAGCCTCGGGGTCTGCACATGGCTACGAGTAAAAGTCCCTGGAGCGCAGTTGCTGCGTGTGTGACGCCTGATGTCCACTTCTCTCCCCACCGGGGCCAGGTGAGAAGCCGTTCGAGTGTGACGTCTGTGATATGCGCTTCATCCAGAAGTACCATCTGGAGCGCCACAAGCGCGTGCACAGTGGCGAGAAGCCGTACCAGTGTGAGCGGTGTCACCAGGTAAGGCTCGCACGTGCACCagggcctgcctgctgcctgctctccGGACCACCAGGCGTTCCTCACAGTGTTAGCCCCGGGGGGAAGGTCCAGCCCCGGCTCCAGGCAGCTGCTCACAGGAGAGGACCCCTAGAGGATTATAAAAATAGTCATAGTCGCGTTTCTCGAGCACTGACTGCCAGGCGCAGTGAGAACGTGTTTGACAGATGCTTGATGGGCCCATTGCACTAGCTCCGTGCGGACACTGTGTTGTCCTTGTCTCCCAAGGACAGAGCaggtcagaggcagagccaggatccgGTCCAGCTTCAGAGTCGTGGACTCTGCAGGAAGAGATAAAATCGTTGCCCTGGGGTCTGAATCTGCTCTGCTGAGAATGTAAGTGCCAGGACCAGACGAGAGCAAGAGATGGGGAACGATAAAAGCAAACACTTCCTGGTGCTGTGCTGGATCCCAGGCATTGCTCCACACTGGCGTTAACTCTGCAAACCCCGGACGAGAGCTCCCAGAGGGCTGAAGCTTCACCCTCTGATGCTGCGCCGtcctcagccccaggccctgtACCTGCCTGGGGATAGGGACTCATCAGATTCCAGCCAGGCTGAGGAGCTGCCTGTAGTCTCGTGCGGAGAAGTGTAGAGGCTGGGTAACTTGCCAAAGGTCATACTGAGCCGGCACTCTGGCTCCAGAGCCCGCGCTCAACCGCAGTGCATTCGTGCCATCTGTGCACGTACTGGGGGACGTGGACTCTGACCTGTGCCCCCGTCGGGGAGGAGCCAGCTCACGGGGAGTCCAGTTTCTCTTCTCAGATGCTTAACCCTCGCTTTCTTCTCAGTGTTTTTCTCGGACAGATCGATTACTCAGACACAAACGGATGTGCCAAGGGTGCCAGTCCAAGACTTCCGACGGGCAGTTCTCTCTCTAGGCGCAAGGGGCCCTGGGTGGTGGGAGTGAGCAGAAGAATCTGCTGACGAGTGCACCCCCTCTGGTCTGATGGTCCCACCACCACCCGATCTGAACCTGTCCCCTCCTGAAGACGTGGACCCAGGAGACCAGAAGCGTGGATCAGGGCACAGTGGCCCCAGAGCGTCAGCTCTGTAACTAATCTGAGACTCCGCGTATCTCGGGGAAGTTCCTGCAGCATTCCTGGGTGGCAGAGCCAGTCCCTGGACCCTTGACTGCAGTCAGCAGTGGGGACTCGAGGTACAGGACCAAGAATGAAGCGTGGCTCCCACAGCCGTggactgcagctggcagctggcgTGGAAAAGactgggggagggtgtgtgtgtgtgtgtgtgtgttctgttctTGTTTCTGTTGATCTCAAAGCAGTTTCAGCAGGTGAACTGTGTGTGCAGGCAGCCTGGAGGCGTGGAGTCCTAGCCCAGGGCAGGGACTGTGGCTGGTGCAGCCCTCCCCAGAATTCAGTCTTCAGTTAGCTGCAGTAGCTCCTCGGTGTCCGCGGCCCCGCGCCTCACCTTGGTGAGGGGGAATAGGTTCAGGGATGGCAACTGAGCTCACTTTGGCCTTCTTATACACTGTAGAGGTGAGAGGAAGAACAGTAGGAGGAGCAGACTCAGGCCGGATCCAAAAACCATGTATGGCACCTCTTCCGTCCTCCAGggaagagctggagctgtgcccgtGGGTGCTGTGACAGCCCGTGCCACACTGGGAGTACCCCAGGGGTCAGCTCAAGTGCCTTTTGGAGGAAACTTGGGAGAGAAAGGCCCGGGatgcccttcccctctctctttggGCAAGTGGTCTTGGAGAAAATATGTGGCTACCTCGCTGCCGTTGAGTCCTGCAGCCAGACAGGTTGAGCAGGATGTCAGAGTGGGTTCTCTGTCCTTGGGCCCTCCTGGGGGAGACCTGAGCCCGGTCCCGCATCGGCTAACAGCTGTCGGAGAAACAGAGGAGTTCGGTGTCCCCCGATGTGACGGTTGAATGCCCAAGTCCCATCACTGTGTTCAGGTAGGAGAGAGGGGTCTGGCCTTCGGTCCCAAAGAGCAGGATGGGGCTTCCCTCTGGACGGCGAGTGGGCCAAGGAGTGCTGGGCGTGGAGCCTCATGGGGGCCGCCTTCTCAGCTGTGCTCGGCTCCTCTGCCCCAGCACCAGCATGCTGTGCACCCCGGAAAAAAGCGATCAGGTGTGCGTCAGTGTGTAGTTTTGTGAGTGCTTGTGTTTGTGTGCTTGGAGGAGAAGGCCTGCTACTGAGCCAGACCCTTTCTGGCCCTCAGCTTAGGGGCTGactgagccccctccccccctccacaTCTGAAGGGTGCTTGATGTCCCAGCAGGAGCTGAGGGACTTTGTTTTGGAGGGGTTTATTAAGGTTGATTGCGCAGGCTGGTGGTAGGGTGGTCCTCACCCAAACCACGGCTTGCGAACGTGACATTTTTAAGGTGAAATTAAAAACCCTCTTTGTTCCTGCTAAAGAAAG
The window above is part of the Oryctolagus cuniculus chromosome 11, mOryCun1.1, whole genome shotgun sequence genome. Proteins encoded here:
- the ZNF740 gene encoding zinc finger protein 740, with protein sequence MAQASLLACEGLAGVSLVPTAASKKMLLSQIASKQAENGERAGSPDVLRCSSQGHRKDSEKSRNRKDDDSLAEASHSKKTVKKVVVVEQNGSFQVKIPKNFTCEHCFGAFRSSYHLKRHILIHTGEKPFECDVCDMRFIQKYHLERHKRVHSGEKPYQCERCHQCFSRTDRLLRHKRMCQGCQSKTSDGQFSL